In Planctomycetota bacterium, a genomic segment contains:
- a CDS encoding DUF3536 domain-containing protein, whose product MSRYVCIHGHFYQPPRENPWLERVEVQDSAYPYHDWNERITAECYGPNAHARILDEQGWIERINNNYAHISFNFGPTLLSWMQAYAPDAYQAVLDADRLSMAEFGGHGSAIAQAYNHLIMPLANERDRRTQVAWGIRDFEHRFGRHPEGMWLPETAVDVATLDELARQRIAYTILAPRQALRYRRIGTEQWIDARHHGIDPRRPYVCRLPEGRSIALFFYDGGLSQAVAFERLLHDGEHFANRLLGGFDPGEHGPQLVHIATDGESYGHHHAHGDMALAYAVRRIQLGDEATLTNYGQYLEMHPPEWEAEVIDGSSWSCVHGIERWRSDCGCHSGGHPDWDQGWRRPLREALDWLRDELASRYERGAGDHLVDPWAARDGYIDAILRRSREHSIEFIERHAGAHEGPLDYTRILRLLELQRNAMLMYTSCGWFFDELTGIETVQILQYAGRVIQLAEGLFGEPFEEPFLQRLEKARSNLAQHGDGRRVYQHMVRPAKVDLVKVAEHYAVVSLFEDPGEQTEVYCYDVRSEACRELTAGKTRLRVGRAALSSRLTLNAESVCFAVLHLADHIITGGASLGSSGVDLQAFLDEAQGAFDRGQYGKLLRLIERDFGTSTFSLASLFKDEQRRVAEQVLQASLEQAETAYRRMHDDQAPLLHFLHALHVPAPRALYFPVELVLNADAVRALSADPPDIEAARGILERADRAGVELDTVTIGFVAGAALMRLSEAMLQRPADPGVLASLADLVELAGGEPYRARLEAPQNAFYKVLQERDSILEHRGPEDPEAWTAMIERLGTLLRVRS is encoded by the coding sequence ATGAGCCGCTACGTCTGCATCCACGGCCACTTCTACCAGCCGCCCCGCGAGAACCCCTGGCTCGAGCGGGTCGAGGTGCAGGATTCGGCCTACCCGTACCACGACTGGAACGAGCGGATCACCGCCGAGTGCTACGGGCCCAACGCGCACGCGCGGATCCTCGACGAGCAGGGCTGGATCGAGCGGATCAACAACAACTATGCGCACATCAGCTTCAACTTCGGGCCCACGCTGCTCTCGTGGATGCAGGCCTACGCCCCCGATGCGTATCAGGCCGTGCTCGACGCCGACCGGCTGAGCATGGCCGAATTCGGCGGGCACGGCTCGGCGATCGCCCAGGCGTACAACCACCTGATCATGCCACTGGCCAACGAGCGGGACCGCCGCACGCAGGTCGCCTGGGGCATCCGCGATTTTGAGCATCGCTTCGGCCGCCACCCCGAGGGCATGTGGCTGCCCGAGACCGCCGTTGACGTCGCGACGCTGGACGAGCTGGCACGGCAGCGGATCGCCTACACGATCCTGGCGCCTCGGCAGGCGCTGCGGTACCGCCGCATCGGCACCGAGCAGTGGATCGACGCGCGGCACCACGGCATCGATCCGCGGCGGCCCTACGTCTGCCGGCTGCCCGAGGGGCGGAGCATTGCGCTGTTCTTCTATGACGGCGGGCTGTCGCAGGCGGTCGCCTTCGAGCGGCTGCTGCACGACGGCGAGCACTTCGCCAACCGGCTGCTCGGCGGATTCGATCCCGGCGAGCACGGCCCGCAGCTCGTGCACATCGCCACCGACGGCGAGAGCTACGGCCACCACCACGCCCACGGCGACATGGCGCTGGCCTACGCCGTCCGCCGCATCCAGCTGGGCGACGAGGCGACGCTGACCAACTACGGTCAATACCTCGAGATGCATCCGCCCGAGTGGGAGGCCGAGGTCATCGATGGTTCGTCGTGGAGCTGCGTGCACGGCATCGAGCGGTGGCGTAGCGATTGCGGCTGCCACAGCGGCGGGCACCCCGACTGGGACCAGGGCTGGCGGAGACCGCTCCGCGAAGCGCTCGACTGGCTCCGCGACGAGCTCGCATCGAGGTACGAGCGTGGGGCGGGCGATCACCTCGTCGACCCCTGGGCGGCGCGGGATGGCTACATCGACGCCATCCTGCGGCGGTCCCGCGAGCACTCGATCGAGTTCATCGAACGGCACGCCGGCGCCCACGAGGGGCCGCTGGACTACACCCGCATCCTGCGTCTGCTCGAGCTGCAGCGCAACGCGATGCTCATGTATACCAGCTGCGGCTGGTTCTTCGACGAGCTGACGGGCATCGAGACGGTGCAGATCCTGCAGTACGCCGGCCGTGTTATCCAGCTTGCCGAGGGCTTGTTCGGCGAGCCGTTCGAGGAGCCCTTCCTGCAGCGGCTGGAGAAGGCTCGCAGCAACCTCGCCCAGCACGGCGACGGCCGCCGTGTGTACCAGCACATGGTGCGGCCCGCCAAGGTCGATCTGGTGAAGGTCGCCGAGCATTACGCGGTCGTCTCGCTCTTCGAGGATCCCGGCGAGCAGACCGAGGTGTACTGCTACGACGTGCGGAGCGAGGCCTGCCGCGAGCTGACGGCGGGCAAGACCCGGCTTCGCGTCGGCCGGGCGGCGCTGTCCTCGCGGCTCACGCTCAACGCCGAGAGCGTCTGCTTCGCCGTGCTGCACCTGGCCGACCACATCATCACGGGCGGTGCCTCGCTGGGATCGTCGGGCGTGGACCTGCAGGCCTTCCTCGACGAGGCGCAGGGCGCCTTCGATCGGGGCCAGTACGGCAAGCTGCTGCGGCTGATCGAGCGGGACTTCGGCACGTCGACCTTCTCGCTGGCCTCGCTGTTCAAGGACGAACAGCGCCGCGTGGCCGAGCAGGTGCTGCAGGCCTCGCTCGAGCAGGCCGAGACCGCGTACCGGCGGATGCACGACGACCAGGCGCCGCTGCTGCACTTCCTGCACGCGCTGCACGTGCCGGCGCCGCGTGCGTTGTACTTCCCTGTGGAGCTCGTGCTGAACGCCGACGCGGTGCGGGCGCTGTCGGCCGACCCGCCCGACATCGAGGCCGCCCGCGGCATCCTGGAGCGGGCCGATCGCGCGGGCGTCGAGCTGGACACGGTCACCATCGGCTTCGTCGCGGGCGCGGCGCTCATGCGGCTGAGCGAGGCAATGCTGCAGCGGCCGGCCGACCCGGGCGTGCTGGCGTCGCTGGCCGACCTCGTCGAGCTGGCGGGTGGCGAGCCGTACCGCGCCCGGCTCGAGGCGCCGCAGAATGCGTTCTACAAGGTGTTGCAGGAACGCGACTCCATCCTCGAACATCGCGGGCCCGAGGATCCCGAGGCCTGGACGGCGATGATCGAGCGGCTCGGCACGCTGCTCCGCGTGCGTTCTTAG
- the pxpB gene encoding 5-oxoprolinase subunit PxpB translates to MQALFDRRTDPRGNATIEWVGDSALIIVGPFSPADVRERLVRAGIAGVTDIVPSSRDVLVMIDPRHATDDVHDRVAKALGEPAARRPARPAQEHEIVVCYDDRFAPDLAEVAEVAGMTPDEFAQRHASAAYEVEFVGFAPGFGYLSGLPERLRTPKLASPRPRVAAGSVAIADGYCGIYPLASPGGWRIIGRTVARLFDATRDPPALLRAGDRVRFRRVERLPGSP, encoded by the coding sequence ATGCAAGCCTTGTTTGACCGCCGGACCGACCCGCGCGGCAACGCGACGATTGAGTGGGTCGGCGATTCGGCGCTCATTATTGTCGGCCCATTCTCGCCGGCCGACGTCCGTGAACGCCTCGTTCGCGCCGGGATTGCGGGCGTCACCGACATCGTGCCATCGTCCCGCGATGTGCTGGTGATGATCGACCCGCGGCACGCCACGGATGACGTGCACGATCGCGTCGCGAAGGCCCTCGGCGAGCCTGCCGCGCGCCGGCCGGCCCGCCCCGCGCAGGAGCACGAGATCGTGGTCTGCTACGACGATCGATTTGCGCCCGATCTCGCCGAGGTAGCCGAGGTAGCCGGCATGACGCCCGACGAGTTCGCCCAACGGCATGCGTCGGCGGCCTACGAGGTCGAATTCGTGGGATTCGCGCCGGGCTTCGGCTACCTGTCCGGGCTGCCCGAACGGCTGCGCACACCCAAGCTCGCGAGCCCGAGGCCCCGCGTCGCCGCCGGCAGCGTCGCGATCGCCGACGGCTACTGCGGCATCTATCCGCTTGCGAGCCCCGGTGGCTGGCGGATCATCGGGCGCACCGTTGCCAGGCTCTTTGACGCCACCCGCGACCCGCCCGCGCTGCTCCGCGCGGGCGATCGCGTCCGCTTCCGCCGGGTCGAGCGGCTCCCTGGTTCGCCGTGA
- a CDS encoding 5-oxoprolinase subunit PxpA, with product MHIAAIDLNVDAAEHAARLDADRELVGLATSVNIACGGHAGNPELMATLVRAARASGAAIGAHPGYPDRENFGRREVRLPRAQVAASVHDQVLALARIAADDAATLRHCKPHGALYHRAMREADLAEAIAEAALRAVARVTGDPFARLLFVGLPGTPGLARWQEMGLEVAREGFADRAYEQDGRLRSRDNEDAVITDASRAAEQATRLAQGGTVDTLCVHGDTPNAAGVLRAVRAGLHEAAIDVRPPGSGG from the coding sequence ATGCACATCGCCGCCATCGATCTCAACGTCGACGCCGCCGAGCACGCGGCGCGTCTCGACGCCGATCGAGAACTCGTGGGTCTGGCTACCTCGGTCAACATCGCTTGCGGCGGGCACGCCGGCAACCCGGAACTCATGGCGACGCTCGTGCGGGCGGCGCGGGCGTCGGGCGCGGCCATCGGGGCCCACCCGGGGTACCCCGATCGCGAGAACTTCGGCCGTCGCGAGGTCCGGCTGCCGCGCGCCCAGGTCGCGGCGAGCGTGCACGATCAGGTGCTCGCGCTCGCACGCATCGCGGCCGACGATGCGGCCACGCTGCGGCACTGCAAGCCGCACGGCGCGCTCTACCACCGTGCCATGCGGGAGGCCGACCTCGCCGAGGCCATCGCCGAAGCGGCCCTGCGAGCGGTTGCACGGGTCACCGGCGATCCCTTCGCGCGGCTGCTGTTCGTCGGGCTGCCGGGCACGCCAGGGCTCGCCCGCTGGCAAGAGATGGGCCTCGAAGTTGCACGCGAGGGCTTCGCGGATCGCGCCTACGAGCAGGACGGCCGCCTGCGCAGCCGCGACAACGAGGACGCCGTCATCACCGACGCGTCACGGGCGGCCGAGCAGGCCACGCGGCTGGCCCAGGGCGGCACCGTCGACACGCTCTGCGTGCACGGCGATACGCCCAATGCCGCCGGCGTGCTGAGGGCGGTCCGGGCCGGGCTGCACGAGGCGGCGATCGATGTTCGACCGCCGGGCAGCGGGGGCTAG
- a CDS encoding thiamine pyrophosphate-dependent enzyme, protein MTPEDRAAGGTPEADAAARLSWHKVAEPDELPEGRVKAAYVTQGDRVVQLCITHHDGRYAALDNACPHQGGPLGEGSIECGEDGECYLRCPWHGWDFDPLTGKSPGGFDDGIPTHPVDERDDGVYVGLEAPPEHDRTVTDVMAETMVRWGVTHVFGMVGHSNLGLADALRRRCEAGEMGYVAIRHEGAAAFAASAFGKLTNRPAGCLTIAGPGATNLLTGCWDAKVDRAPLLALTGQVRQQVFGPGAFQELPLKDAFSAVAGFSHLCLPGSDHGELMGLAIRHARLHREVSHIIFPDDVQTQPAADDTQPASPDGRLADAAVRPPEQSLDAAIELIGGAARPAIIMGHGARFACGDVVALAEELRCPVLTTFKGKGLIGDHPDPAMPSRPGHPLGAGVLGRSGTPIASWFMNECDALLVFGASFSDHTGVTPKKPTVQVDFDRAQLSRRHAIDVPVWGEVGVTARALHERLAGRHASIDHREEIAERWRIWRDEKASRLRDDLGGGVSSVAIFDAMNRVVPANAIIAVDVGNNTYSFGRYFEASGRQAVLMSGYLGSIGFGYPAAMGAWAATTAHTLSDDPHWRRFADRPVVCVSGDGGFGQYAWEVNTAVLHGMNITHVLLNNGELGKISKEQRAGGWRVWQTTLSNPSIAEYVTACGGLGIRVTRAGELDAALEQALAYDGPSTVEVVADASLV, encoded by the coding sequence ATGACGCCGGAGGATCGCGCCGCCGGCGGCACGCCAGAAGCCGACGCCGCCGCGCGGCTCTCGTGGCACAAGGTGGCCGAGCCCGACGAGCTGCCCGAGGGCCGGGTCAAGGCGGCCTACGTCACGCAGGGCGATCGCGTGGTGCAGCTCTGCATCACGCACCACGACGGGCGCTACGCCGCACTCGACAACGCATGTCCGCACCAGGGCGGTCCGCTCGGCGAGGGCTCGATCGAGTGCGGCGAGGACGGCGAGTGCTATCTCCGCTGCCCCTGGCACGGGTGGGACTTCGATCCGCTGACCGGCAAGTCGCCCGGCGGCTTCGACGACGGCATCCCGACCCACCCGGTCGACGAGCGCGACGACGGCGTCTACGTCGGCCTCGAGGCGCCGCCCGAGCACGATCGCACCGTGACCGACGTCATGGCCGAGACCATGGTCCGCTGGGGCGTTACGCACGTCTTCGGCATGGTGGGGCACAGCAACCTCGGGCTGGCCGACGCGCTGCGGCGGCGGTGCGAAGCGGGCGAGATGGGCTACGTCGCCATCCGCCACGAGGGGGCGGCCGCCTTCGCCGCCAGCGCCTTCGGCAAGCTCACCAACCGGCCGGCGGGCTGCCTGACCATCGCGGGTCCCGGTGCCACCAATCTGCTCACCGGCTGCTGGGACGCGAAGGTCGATCGAGCCCCGCTGCTGGCGCTCACGGGCCAGGTCCGCCAGCAGGTCTTCGGGCCCGGCGCCTTCCAGGAGCTGCCGCTGAAGGACGCATTCAGCGCCGTCGCCGGCTTCAGCCACCTGTGCCTGCCCGGTAGCGACCACGGCGAGTTGATGGGCCTGGCCATCCGCCACGCGCGGCTGCACCGCGAGGTGTCGCACATCATCTTCCCCGACGACGTGCAGACCCAGCCCGCGGCCGACGACACCCAACCCGCGTCGCCCGATGGCCGCCTCGCCGACGCCGCCGTCCGGCCGCCGGAGCAGTCGCTCGACGCCGCGATCGAACTCATAGGTGGCGCGGCGCGGCCGGCGATCATCATGGGCCATGGCGCCCGCTTCGCCTGCGGCGACGTCGTCGCGCTGGCCGAGGAACTCCGCTGCCCCGTGCTGACGACCTTCAAGGGCAAGGGCCTGATCGGCGACCACCCCGACCCCGCGATGCCGAGCCGCCCGGGGCACCCGCTGGGCGCGGGCGTGCTGGGCCGCAGCGGTACGCCCATCGCCAGCTGGTTCATGAACGAGTGCGACGCGCTGCTCGTCTTCGGCGCCAGCTTCAGCGACCACACGGGCGTGACGCCCAAGAAGCCGACGGTGCAGGTCGACTTCGATCGCGCTCAGCTCTCGCGTCGCCACGCCATCGACGTGCCGGTGTGGGGCGAGGTCGGCGTGACGGCCCGCGCCCTGCACGAGCGGCTCGCCGGCCGCCACGCCTCGATCGACCACCGCGAGGAGATCGCCGAGCGCTGGCGGATCTGGCGCGACGAGAAGGCCAGCCGCCTGCGGGACGATCTGGGCGGCGGCGTGTCATCGGTCGCGATCTTCGACGCCATGAACCGCGTCGTGCCGGCCAACGCCATCATCGCCGTCGATGTCGGCAACAACACCTACAGCTTCGGCCGCTACTTCGAGGCCTCGGGCCGCCAGGCCGTGCTCATGTCGGGCTACCTGGGCTCCATCGGGTTCGGCTACCCGGCGGCGATGGGCGCCTGGGCCGCCACCACGGCGCACACGCTCAGCGACGACCCGCACTGGCGGCGGTTCGCGGATCGGCCGGTCGTGTGCGTCTCGGGCGACGGCGGCTTCGGGCAGTACGCCTGGGAGGTCAACACCGCCGTGCTGCACGGCATGAACATCACCCACGTGCTGCTCAACAACGGCGAACTGGGCAAGATCAGCAAGGAGCAGCGAGCCGGCGGATGGCGCGTCTGGCAGACCACCCTGAGCAACCCCAGCATCGCCGAATACGTGACGGCGTGCGGCGGGCTGGGCATCCGCGTGACGCGAGCGGGTGAGCTCGACGCGGCCCTCGAGCAGGCGCTCGCCTACGACGGCCCGTCGACGGTCGAGGTCGTGGCCGATGCAAGCCTTGTTTGA
- a CDS encoding biotin-dependent carboxyltransferase family protein, with protein sequence MTLAIIEPGAQATVQDLGRTGHAHEGVPRSGAADTLSLVLANRVAGNPDGAAVLEITMSPLVARFDRDATVAIAGGPAPLEVRIVRSGEEIRVEPRHARAYLAVAGGIDTSLVMGSRSTLLAAGLGGQHGRALRGGDVLPLGTAVHPPREPPAAVSAVLGLAQASRVLRVVPAAASRDDALWRRLWLVEARSDRVGVRMRADAADASDRSRADSRGMPAAAIQAPSERELIVLGPDGPTTGGYPVPGVVCAVDMPSVGQFAAGDRVRLQPIERAVALAIYRERWRTLDALLSPIAK encoded by the coding sequence GTGACGCTGGCGATCATCGAGCCGGGTGCGCAGGCGACGGTGCAGGACCTGGGCCGCACCGGGCACGCGCACGAGGGCGTGCCACGGTCTGGCGCGGCCGACACGCTCTCGCTCGTGCTGGCCAACCGGGTCGCGGGCAATCCGGATGGCGCGGCGGTGCTCGAGATCACGATGTCGCCGCTCGTCGCCCGCTTCGATCGGGACGCCACGGTCGCCATCGCCGGCGGTCCGGCGCCGCTCGAGGTCCGCATCGTGAGGTCGGGCGAGGAGATCCGCGTCGAGCCGCGGCATGCGCGCGCATACCTCGCGGTGGCCGGTGGCATCGACACGTCGCTGGTCATGGGCAGCCGCTCGACGCTGCTGGCCGCGGGCCTCGGCGGGCAGCACGGTCGGGCGCTCCGAGGCGGCGACGTGCTGCCGCTAGGGACCGCAGTGCATCCACCACGCGAGCCCCCCGCGGCGGTCTCCGCGGTGCTCGGCCTGGCGCAGGCGAGCCGCGTGCTGCGCGTGGTGCCCGCCGCGGCATCAAGGGACGATGCGCTCTGGCGTCGCCTGTGGCTCGTCGAAGCGCGGAGCGATCGCGTCGGCGTGCGGATGCGAGCAGATGCGGCTGATGCCAGCGATCGCTCCCGCGCCGATAGCCGCGGCATGCCGGCGGCGGCCATCCAGGCGCCGTCCGAGCGCGAACTGATCGTGCTCGGGCCCGACGGGCCGACCACCGGCGGCTATCCGGTGCCGGGAGTGGTGTGCGCGGTCGACATGCCGTCCGTTGGCCAGTTCGCCGCGGGCGACCGGGTACGCCTGCAGCCCATCGAGCGGGCCGTCGCGCTGGCGATCTACCGTGAACGCTGGCGGACGCTCGATGCGCTGCTGTCGCCGATCGCGAAATGA
- a CDS encoding GC-type dockerin domain-anchored protein translates to MPSRPGFVPCAAALLALPAATASAQLRVASWNITFYSGEPALDGVFRTSLFEAFEDRTFRPDVLLIQEIQGPASTLAFLDVLNGDPRGGQDWVLAEFIDGPGSIDTAVYYRASKIESAEAVLVSPGGGSPDHPRNLVRHELKLVGYDAPETALFVYNTHMKAGSSSSDESRRLDEAIAFRTDAQRLPEGTHFLLGGDLNVKRDTEPAWEKLTRSERLDSGRLFDPLASPGDWNNNPSFRFLHSQEPRSQMDDRFDQILVSDDLIDGEGLDYLGDPTTPFSTTTFEDPNHSFRTWGNDGTTFNQPIARRGNRMVGEDIADALFAHTGGQGGHLPIFLDLVVPAQIDAPAAIDLGSIAQGASVEFDVLVGNAGDADLWARDDTIAGPAFGIQPLRYSFDADARLTPPAGEFTDDAGGALNTHAIALDTSDAGVIDADLLVLSNDPDEPTRTVRVLAEVVATCRVDLDGDGSLTVFDFLAFQNLFDAGDPAADLDGDGVLSVFDFLAFQNLFDAGCP, encoded by the coding sequence ATGCCCAGCCGTCCCGGATTCGTGCCCTGCGCCGCCGCCCTGCTGGCGCTGCCGGCGGCGACCGCCTCCGCGCAGCTCCGCGTCGCGAGCTGGAACATCACCTTCTACAGCGGCGAGCCCGCGCTCGATGGCGTCTTCCGCACGTCGCTGTTCGAAGCCTTCGAGGACCGGACCTTCCGCCCCGATGTGCTGCTCATCCAGGAGATCCAGGGGCCGGCGTCCACGCTGGCCTTCCTCGACGTGCTCAACGGCGACCCACGCGGGGGACAGGACTGGGTGCTGGCCGAGTTCATCGACGGTCCGGGCAGCATCGATACCGCCGTCTACTACCGCGCGAGCAAGATCGAGTCGGCCGAAGCCGTGCTGGTATCGCCCGGCGGCGGCTCGCCCGATCATCCGCGGAACCTCGTCCGCCACGAGCTCAAGCTCGTCGGCTACGACGCGCCCGAGACGGCGCTGTTCGTGTACAACACGCACATGAAGGCCGGCAGCTCGTCGAGCGACGAGAGCCGCCGACTGGACGAGGCCATCGCCTTCCGCACCGACGCCCAGCGGCTGCCCGAGGGCACCCACTTTCTGCTCGGCGGCGACCTCAACGTCAAGCGCGACACCGAGCCCGCGTGGGAGAAGCTCACTCGATCCGAGCGGCTCGATAGCGGCCGGCTGTTCGATCCGCTGGCCTCCCCCGGCGACTGGAACAACAACCCGAGCTTCCGCTTCCTGCACAGCCAGGAGCCCCGCTCGCAGATGGACGACCGCTTCGACCAGATCCTCGTGTCCGACGACCTGATCGACGGCGAGGGCCTGGACTACCTGGGTGACCCGACCACCCCCTTCTCGACCACCACCTTCGAGGATCCCAACCACAGCTTCCGCACCTGGGGCAACGACGGCACCACCTTCAACCAGCCCATCGCCCGCCGCGGCAACCGCATGGTGGGGGAGGACATCGCCGACGCCCTCTTCGCCCACACCGGCGGCCAGGGCGGCCACCTGCCCATCTTCCTCGATCTCGTCGTGCCCGCGCAGATCGACGCGCCGGCCGCGATCGACCTCGGCTCCATCGCCCAGGGCGCGAGCGTCGAGTTCGACGTCCTCGTCGGCAACGCGGGCGATGCCGACCTGTGGGCACGCGACGACACCATCGCCGGGCCGGCCTTCGGCATCCAGCCGCTGCGGTACAGCTTCGACGCCGATGCACGGCTCACCCCGCCCGCCGGCGAGTTCACCGACGACGCCGGTGGCGCGCTCAACACCCACGCCATCGCGCTGGACACATCGGACGCCGGCGTGATCGATGCCGACCTCTTGGTCCTCTCGAACGATCCCGATGAGCCGACCCGCACCGTCCGCGTGCTGGCGGAGGTCGTCGCCACCTGCCGGGTCGACCTCGACGGCGACGGCTCGCTCACCGTGTTCGACTTCCTGGCATTCCAGAATCTGTTCGATGCGGGCGATCCGGCCGCCGACCTCGACGGCGATGGCGTGCTGTCGGTGTTCGACTTCCTGGCGTTCCAGAACCTGTTCGACGCTGGGTGCCCGTAG
- a CDS encoding UDP-2,3-diacylglucosamine diphosphatase, with product MWTEPPIIRDDQTGRERIDLRYRTVFLSDLHLGSSGCRAAELSAFLKCVQCDTLFLVGDVIDMWRLKSKWYWPGKHNRVISRILKMARKGTRVIYVPGNHDEHARQYAGLSFGGVELMLDAEHTTTRGERLYITHGDQFDMVVKHARVLSALGSWAYEILLKVNRHYNRVRKLLGLNYWSLSQFLKLQVKSACTYISKFEDALVDEAKRKGFDGVVCGHIHKAEIRREDFNYYNCGDWVESCTALVEDFDGSVKLLDGRRVIERLRESGQLGGAARRRKRRVRAGHVADDAAITGGGPHQPDHARSPA from the coding sequence ATGTGGACCGAGCCCCCGATCATCCGCGATGATCAGACCGGCCGCGAGCGGATCGACCTGCGCTACCGGACGGTTTTCCTGAGCGACCTGCACCTGGGCAGCAGCGGCTGCCGGGCCGCGGAGTTGAGCGCCTTCCTCAAGTGCGTGCAGTGCGACACGCTCTTCCTCGTGGGCGACGTCATCGACATGTGGCGGCTCAAGAGCAAGTGGTACTGGCCCGGCAAGCACAACCGCGTCATCAGCCGCATCCTCAAGATGGCTCGCAAGGGCACGCGGGTTATCTACGTGCCGGGCAACCACGACGAGCACGCCAGGCAGTACGCCGGCCTGAGCTTCGGCGGCGTGGAGCTCATGCTGGATGCCGAGCACACGACCACCCGCGGCGAGCGGCTGTACATCACCCATGGCGACCAATTCGATATGGTCGTCAAGCATGCCCGGGTGCTGTCGGCGCTGGGTTCGTGGGCCTATGAAATCCTGCTCAAGGTCAACCGCCACTACAACCGCGTCCGCAAGCTGCTGGGCCTGAACTACTGGTCGCTCAGCCAGTTCCTCAAGCTGCAGGTCAAGAGCGCCTGCACCTACATCAGCAAGTTCGAGGACGCCCTGGTCGACGAGGCGAAGCGCAAGGGCTTCGACGGCGTGGTGTGCGGCCACATCCACAAGGCCGAGATCCGTCGCGAGGACTTCAACTACTACAACTGCGGCGACTGGGTGGAGAGCTGCACCGCGCTGGTCGAGGACTTCGATGGCTCGGTCAAGCTGCTCGACGGCCGGCGGGTGATCGAGCGGCTCCGCGAGAGCGGCCAGCTCGGCGGCGCGGCACGCCGGCGCAAGCGCCGCGTTCGGGCCGGCCATGTGGCGGACGATGCGGCGATCACGGGCGGCGGACCCCACCAGCCGGACCACGCCCGCTCGCCCGCGTAG
- a CDS encoding NAD(P)H-dependent oxidoreductase codes for MHVLIVHAHHEPKSFNSAMTARASRELEDAGHTVVVSDLYAMGFNPVSDRRNFTTVADADYLKQQREERHAHERGGFAPDIAAEMDKLDACDLLIFQYPLWWFGMPAILKGWVDRVLAMGRMYGGGRWYDAGALRDKRGMVAMTTGGPEPMYVAPEGHEGLNPPLGTILTPVHHGVFWFTGMHVLEPFVAWAPAHLDDEQRAALLDGYAAHLRDQLAQEGAPPPVAAEYPPPQFVRPRRPTA; via the coding sequence GTGCACGTGCTCATCGTCCACGCCCACCACGAACCCAAGAGCTTCAACAGCGCCATGACGGCGCGGGCGAGCAGAGAGCTCGAAGATGCGGGCCACACCGTGGTCGTCAGCGATCTCTACGCCATGGGGTTCAACCCCGTCAGCGATCGCCGCAACTTCACGACCGTGGCCGACGCCGACTACCTGAAGCAGCAACGGGAAGAGCGGCACGCACACGAGCGAGGTGGCTTCGCCCCGGACATCGCCGCGGAGATGGACAAGCTCGACGCATGCGATCTTCTCATCTTCCAGTACCCGCTCTGGTGGTTCGGCATGCCGGCCATCCTCAAGGGCTGGGTCGATCGCGTACTGGCTATGGGGCGGATGTACGGCGGGGGCCGGTGGTACGACGCGGGGGCCCTCCGCGACAAACGAGGCATGGTGGCGATGACCACGGGCGGACCGGAGCCCATGTACGTCGCTCCCGAGGGCCACGAGGGGCTGAATCCGCCGCTGGGCACCATCCTGACGCCGGTGCACCATGGGGTGTTCTGGTTCACCGGCATGCACGTGCTCGAGCCCTTCGTGGCCTGGGCGCCCGCCCATCTCGATGACGAGCAGCGGGCCGCCCTGCTCGACGGCTACGCCGCCCACCTGCGCGACCAGCTCGCTCAGGAGGGCGCCCCGCCGCCCGTCGCCGCCGAGTACCCGCCTCCCCAGTTCGTGCGGCCGCGGCGGCCGACGGCGTAG